CGCCGTTTATGCCGCCCTCGGCCATACAGGTGGCGTTTCTTGAGGGCATCATCTTGGTAGCTACGATGACGCTAAGCTCCGGGGCGGCTTTTCTAGCAGCAACCGCTGCGCGCAGTCCGGCGCCGCCCGAACCGATAATGAGAATATCGCAAGAAGGAAGCCCGTTAGCCTTACTGCTAAAAGACTCTTTTTTAGAAGTTTTTTTGCTTGGTTTTTTGTCGTCGCAGCCGCTAAGCGTCAAAGCTCCGACGCCGATACAGGCTCCTTGCAAAAACCTTCTTCTGGATAAATTTTCGTTCATTTGGTATCCTTTGTTTAAACTCAAATTTCGCCGAAATTCGAGTTTATTATTACAAGCCTTTATCGCGTAGATAAAGACGCCTTAATCTTGTACCTTTCTGAGATGGAATTATAATACTTTTTTTTTAAAAAAATATTAATATTACACCGTTTGTAAACTAAAAATTTAGAAATATTTTATCATCTAAGTATAAATTTTGAAATCAAATTTCAATCGCATACCAAATGCCCAATCGTGGATTATGCCGCAATTTTGATATTTTCGGCTAAAATTCGTAAATTTATATAAATGCGATTTTGCCGATATTGAATCAGATAAATTTGCTCTTATTAGCGATACAAATCGACTAGAAAGTCAAATTTAAAGCATTCGGCAAATTTTGCTTTTCGTATTTTGCGCGCTTTTATTTAAGCAAATAAGAAAGATATCACGTAAATATCACAAAATCCCCGTTTTTTAAATTTAAGCAGTTTTTTTATACAATCATTTAAATTTAAAACCACGGAAAATAAGATGAAATTTATCCCCAAAACATTACCTTTCGTAGAATTTATCGCGCTTATGGCGCTTCTAACCTCGCTTGGAGCGATGAGCACCGACGCGATGCTGCCTGCACTCATGCAAATGGGCCTGGATCTTGGCGTGACGCAGATAAACCAAACCCAGCTCGTCATCTCCTCGATGTTTGCGGGCTTTGCCGTCGGGCAGATATTTTACGGGCCGCTTAGCGACTTTATCGGGCGACGAAACGCCGTGCTGCTAGCGCTTGCGATATTTACGGCAAGCTCCTTTATCTCGGTCGTTACGAGCGATTTTACCGCGCTTTTAGCGAGCAGATTTTTCCAGGGGCTAGGCGCTGCGGGCCCTAGGATCATCGCGATGGCGCTTATCCGCGATCTTTACGAGGGACGCGCAATGGCTCGCGTGATGAGCTTTATCGCGGCCGTCTTCATCATCGTGCCCGCACTAGCTCCCATCATCGGAGGTTTTATTTTTAAAATTTATAGTTGGCGCAGCATATTTTTGATGCTTACTTTTATGGGGCTTGCTTGCCTAGCGTGGTTTGGACTGCGCCAGAGCGAGACCCTGCCTGCGCAAAATCGCAATAAATTTAGCCTAAATTTGATAAAAAGCGAAGCCGCGCACGTCGTGAAAAACAGACGAACAGCAGGCTATACGATAGTTTTAGGGCTGATTTTCGGGATGTTTTTGAGCTATATCAGCACCGCTCAGCAGATTTTTGAAGTGAGTTACAAGCTGGGCGATGAGTTTCCTATCTACTTTGCGATAAATGCCCTAGCTCTGGGCGCCGCGTCGATGGTAAACGCAAAGCTCGTGATGATCTACGGCATGCGCTACCTCAGCATGCGCGCTATGGGGGCGTTTTGCGTTATCGCGGTCGCATTTTTGCCCGTCGTCGTCGCGTATGACGGAGTGCCGCCGCTGTGGGCTTTTATGGCGTTTTGCATGAGTAGCTTTTTTTGCGTGAGCATACTTTTTGGCAACCTAAACGCGATGGCGATGGAGCCAATGGGCAAGATTGCTGGCATGGCAGCCGCGCTGATCGGCTCGGTTTCGACCTTTATCTCGCTTCCTATCGGCGTCGCGACCGGGCAACTGTTTGACGGTACGCTGCTGCCGATGGTTGCGAGCTTTGCAGTTATCGGTGCGGCGGCGTTTGCGCTGCTTTATAGGACTTCAAAGATTTCTGAAGAGTAAATTTACGCAGGCCGGATTTGATCAAATTTGAGCGGTAAATTCGGTCGTCTTTTAGTTTATTTTAGATAATATAGCCGTCCGCAAAAGCACCTTATAAAGCAAATTTACGCTACTATTTCGCAAATTTAAAGGCAAAATATGAAACCAAAATACGACTTTTTCAAAAACTCCAAATTTGCATTCGAGGGGCTTGCCGCGATGCTAAAAAACGAGGCGGCGTTTCGCTTTGAGCTTTGCATAATCATTCCGCTCGCGCTAGTTTCGCTATTTTTACCCGTTTCCGCCGCGCAGCACGCCCTACTGATCGCCGTTTTCGGCCTTGTTTTGATCTGCGAGTGCCTAAATACCGCGATCGAAGCAGTAGTCGATCTCGTTTCGCCTGGCTTTCATCCGCTGGCTAAAATCGCCAAAGACTGCGCCTCCGCCGCCGTTTGTCTTTCTATCGGCACGGCTGCGATAACTTGGGCGTGGGCTATTTTTTCGCTAATTTTTTAAGGGCCGGGCGAAATTTGACGGCAAAAACGGTAGCGATTTCGCGCTAGTCGGGTTTTAAATTTACGCCGAATTTAACCGCCTACTTTAAAAGCCGCCAAATCCCAAAAAATCCGTCGTTTGGCTAGCCGGGCGCGTAAAATTCGGCTAAATTTAACCGCAAAACCGCGCAAACGCGCCGCCGTTTGCAAAACCAGCAAGAGAGCAAGCTGCAAAAATTTAACCCGTCTTGCGCTAAAATCGCGCCGAATGACTAAAGCTTTAAGCTTTTTTTGGATAAAGTTTCACTCTTATTATCAGTTTAGGAAAACTATGAAGCTACGTATTTCTTGGTTTAAATTTACGCTTTTAAACGCCGTTTTTATCGCCGCGTTAAATTTCGGGCTGTTTAATTTTATTTATTCAAGGCTTAGCTTTGAAGCTCATCCGCTCATGGCCGCAAGCCTGCCGGTTATCTATTTTTCGCTGCTTTGCGCGCTGTTTTCGCTCGTTTTTTTACCCTATCTAGCTAAGCTAGTTAGCATCGCGGCGATCGGGGTTACGTGCGCTAGTAGCTACTTCATGCAAAGCTACGGTATCATAATCGATAGCGAAATGATAAGAAATGTCGCGCAAACGGATGCGGGTGAGGTATTGAACTTTTTAAATCCAAAACTCGTTTGCTATATGCTATTTTTGGGCATTTTGCCCTGCCTTTTGGTCGCTTTTACGAGGATCGAGTACGGCGACGCCAAGCGGCATATAAAGATCAAATTTTTAACGTTTATAGGCTTTTTTGCGCTAGCGGCGGCGCTATTTTTTTCGCAGACTAAGTCCATTATCCCGTTTTTTCGCGAAAATAGCTTCATCAGAGCCTACAACCTGCCGTTTTATCCGATTTACGCGACGCAAAAATACGTAAAACTCGAGTTTTTTAAGCCCGAATTTAAGCAAATCGGCCTAGACGCTACGATGAAACCAAGCAGCGAACGACGGTTAATGGTGCTAATCGTCGGCGAAACGGCACGCGCGAAAAACTATTCGCTAGGCGGATACGCTAAAAACGACACGAATTTTTACACGAAAAAGGAGGCAAATTTAGTCTATTTCAGCGATGCTCGCTCGTGCGGAACGGCTACGGCGGTCTCGCTGCCCTGCTTGTTTTCAAAATCGACAAGGAGCGAATACAGCAGCAAAGAATTTAGCCAAAACGCGCTTGATATCTTAAAACGCGTCGGCGTCAAGGTCGTGTGGCTGGGCAACAACTCGGGCAAGTGCAAGGGCGTTTGCGACCGCTTGGACGCCGGCGACGTCGAGTACTTAGACGCCGGATACGATACGAATATGCTGCCTTCCTTCAAAAAACGCCTCCAAAATCTCGCGCAAAACGAGATCATCGTCCTACACCTGCAAGGCTCGCACGGCCCCGCATACTACGCCCGCTATCCGAGCGAATTTCGCAAATTTACCCCGACTTGCGACACGAGCGAGCTAAGCTCCTGCGATAGCGAGAGCATCGTAAACACCTACGACAACACGCTGCTTTTTACGGATTTTTTTGTTGACGAGGTGATAAAGGCAGTCAAGGACGCTGGCGGCGATAAAAGCGCGGTTTGGTACTTCTCCGATCATGGCGAGAGCCTAGGCGAAAACGGCATCTACCTGCACGGCATGCCCTACGCCATCGCGCCCGAGACGCAAAAACACATCCCGATGATGGCGTATACGAACGATGAAGCGACGCTAGCTCGCCTGCGCGCTCAAAAAGACGACGCCGTCTCGCACGATAATGTTTTTAGTTCGCTGCTGGGGTTTTTTGGCGTAGAGACAAAGGAATATGACAAAAAACTAGACATCTTTAATTAAGCAATTTTGGCGGCTTGTCTTTTTCCTTTATACGTCGTTAGAAATTTCGCCGAAGCTCGGTTACATACTACTCGTATGCGCCCTTGCTCGGCTTATTTCCGCCTCGTCTAAAGAAAAAATACTTCGCCTTGACTCTTTGCATTCAAACTTACAAATTTGATGCACCGAGACCCGCGCCTTTAAAATGCTAAATTTGGTTTTTAAATTTGATACAATGCTTGAAAGTATCTTTTTTCTTGTTAAGGGGGAAGGGGCTTGAATTACGCTCTGCTCTGCAGTTGCGAGGCAAAGCCGAAGCAAAAGAGCTCCCTTTTTTCTTTTATTTGGGAGAGGAAGGGGGTTCTACTTACGAAGCGTCGCCCCTTCCTCTCCCATGCCCTCTCTAACCCCACTGCACGTTAGAGGTTGCTGCACTGCGTGCAGGTTTATTTGGCGCTAACGCGCTGTACGTTTTTAAATTTGAGTTTTTAGAGTGCTGGTCTCGGCGAATAAAATTTGTAAATTTGACTTCAAATTTGAGCGTAAAGAGTCAAGGCGAAGTATTTTGAGATGATTTTTGGGGTTGCGCAGGTAAAATTTAGCGTAGGCTAGACATGTAGTCTGCCGAGCTAAATTTTAACCAGCTCCGCAAAAAGTGCTCAAAAGACAAGCCGTTTTATTAAATTTGTTCTCTTTGCCAGATTATTTTCTTTCCAAACCCCAGCGAATTATGCGTAAATTTAACCCAACACAGACTCAAACTATAAAGGCTCGGGTTCATCGCCAAAGCGTAAGGAAAGCGCGCGAAGTAAATTTTGCTTTGCTGCGCGGTTGCGGGGGCGGCTAGAGCGCGAAACTGCACGCCCTCTATCTTGCCTACTATTTTGGTATCAAGCGCTACCGTGCCGGCTACGCAGGGCTCTGCTAAAAAAGCCTTCACGTGAGCGCTATCCTTGCCGCCTGCAACGATAAAAGCCAAATTCCCCTCGTCAAAGGCGTAAAAGCAGCTTGCGCAGTATGGCTTGCCCTCGTCTAAAACGGCAAGGCTAAGCAAGTGCATCTTGCGGATAAATTTTAAAATTTTTTCATCCATTTCGTTCGCCTTAAGCGCTAAAAATTTGAGCCAAATTTGCCGACAGCCGGCTAAAATTTAGCGCCAAAAAGCAAGCCAAAATCAGCCAAAAAGCAAAGATAAAAAGCTCGGTTCTGATAAATTTAGCTCCCGCTTTTTCGCGCCTAAGCAAAGTCGCTACAAGCCCCGCCGCAAAGCCGCCGATAAAGCTAAAATAGTGCACCGCCGCGGGCTTAACGAAGCTTGGCAGTTTACCCGCGAAAAATAGCGAAAATATCGTAAGCGAGATCAAATTTGCCAGCAAAAAATAAAACGCGACGACGGGAATTTGCGGGAAAAATCCGTGCAAAACAAAGCTCAAAACGGTCGCGCTAATGAGCAAAAATACGCGCGCGGCAAAACAGCACATTTTTATCCTTTTTTTTGAGTGATTTTAGCGCAAGGGGTATTAAGAAAAAAGAAATTTAGCCGATATAAAGCCAAAAGGACGGCAAAAACATGAAACTACAAAACTACCAAAGCGCGAGCCTAAACAGCTTTGATTTTAGCTTTAAAACCAGCGGCGGCGACGAGATAAATCTAAAAATGTACGACAACAAAACCATAGACTACGCTAGCACCAAAATAGCCGGTGCATCGGCATCTGCGCTCACTCTCACACACGAGTACGGCTATAGTTTCTCGTATAAAGGCGACGGGCTGGACGCTCGCGATAAAGAGGAGCTGGCAGCCGCTCTAGAAAAGATAGCGCCTAGCATCGATAAATTTATGAAAAACGTCAAAGAGGGCGAGGATCCTATATTTTCGCACGTTACAAACCTCGCAAACTCCCTTCGCAAAGAGCTTCCCGAGGTAAAAGACGCAAATCATAAAAATTTTATCGCGGACGGTACGCTAAAGCTTTTTGATAGGCTGATGGAGCAAAATAAAGCGGGTAATAGGCTACTGCAAAACTCCAAAAAGCTCTTTGACGAGCTCATTTCTCAGCTGGATAGCTTTAAATTTTACGTTTAGTTCGCGGTTTAAAAATTTCGCTATAATTCATAAATTTTAAAAATAGGAAAATTTATGAACGCGAATGAAAAAATCACCCAAATGCTAAATCTCCAACAAAGCCTAAACGACGACACCAACGGCATCGGCTGGGAAAACGGCATAAACAAAAACGGCAAACTCATCAGCTGGAAACGCTGCATATATATGGAGTGCGCCGAGCTCATAGATAGCTTTGCCTGGAAGCACTGGAAAAGCATAAACGCACCGACGAATGAAGAAAATCTGCGCGTCGAGGTCGTGGATATCTGGCACTTTTTGATGAGTTTGATGCTCGAGCAGTACAAGCTAAATAGCCTCGGCGACATCGCAAAGCTCTCAAGCGACATCTGCGCTAGCAGCGGCTTTGAGGCGTTTTGCCGCGAGCCATTTAACGTCGCTGACGAAAACATCTACGAGATCATAAACGATGTCGAAATGCTCATAAATAAGTGCTCGGGCTTTGAGTATTCGCTCTTTGACCTACTTAAAATTTACTTTTCGATGAGCCTAAAATGCGGCGTAAATTTAAGCTCGCTTTACGAGTGCTACGTCGGTAAAAACGTCCTAAATCGCTTCCGCCAAGACCACGGCTACAAAGAGGGCGCGTATAAAAAAGTCTGGAACGGCAAGGAGGATAACGCCGTGATGAACGAGATTTTAGCTCGCGGACTAAAAAGCGTGGACGAGATCTATGCCGCGCTAGAGGCCGAGTACAAGGCGGTAAAATAAATTTGTCGGCCAAATTTGCGCCGCTTCGGCTGATAAATTTAGCAAATTTAGCCAAAATTTTTGCGATTTAGTTTATTTTTGG
The sequence above is drawn from the uncultured Campylobacter sp. genome and encodes:
- a CDS encoding multidrug effflux MFS transporter, which codes for MKFIPKTLPFVEFIALMALLTSLGAMSTDAMLPALMQMGLDLGVTQINQTQLVISSMFAGFAVGQIFYGPLSDFIGRRNAVLLALAIFTASSFISVVTSDFTALLASRFFQGLGAAGPRIIAMALIRDLYEGRAMARVMSFIAAVFIIVPALAPIIGGFIFKIYSWRSIFLMLTFMGLACLAWFGLRQSETLPAQNRNKFSLNLIKSEAAHVVKNRRTAGYTIVLGLIFGMFLSYISTAQQIFEVSYKLGDEFPIYFAINALALGAASMVNAKLVMIYGMRYLSMRAMGAFCVIAVAFLPVVVAYDGVPPLWAFMAFCMSSFFCVSILFGNLNAMAMEPMGKIAGMAAALIGSVSTFISLPIGVATGQLFDGTLLPMVASFAVIGAAAFALLYRTSKISEE
- a CDS encoding diacylglycerol kinase → MKPKYDFFKNSKFAFEGLAAMLKNEAAFRFELCIIIPLALVSLFLPVSAAQHALLIAVFGLVLICECLNTAIEAVVDLVSPGFHPLAKIAKDCASAAVCLSIGTAAITWAWAIFSLIF
- a CDS encoding phosphoethanolamine--lipid A transferase, which produces MKLRISWFKFTLLNAVFIAALNFGLFNFIYSRLSFEAHPLMAASLPVIYFSLLCALFSLVFLPYLAKLVSIAAIGVTCASSYFMQSYGIIIDSEMIRNVAQTDAGEVLNFLNPKLVCYMLFLGILPCLLVAFTRIEYGDAKRHIKIKFLTFIGFFALAAALFFSQTKSIIPFFRENSFIRAYNLPFYPIYATQKYVKLEFFKPEFKQIGLDATMKPSSERRLMVLIVGETARAKNYSLGGYAKNDTNFYTKKEANLVYFSDARSCGTATAVSLPCLFSKSTRSEYSSKEFSQNALDILKRVGVKVVWLGNNSGKCKGVCDRLDAGDVEYLDAGYDTNMLPSFKKRLQNLAQNEIIVLHLQGSHGPAYYARYPSEFRKFTPTCDTSELSSCDSESIVNTYDNTLLFTDFFVDEVIKAVKDAGGDKSAVWYFSDHGESLGENGIYLHGMPYAIAPETQKHIPMMAYTNDEATLARLRAQKDDAVSHDNVFSSLLGFFGVETKEYDKKLDIFN
- a CDS encoding ATP/GTP-binding protein; the protein is MKLQNYQSASLNSFDFSFKTSGGDEINLKMYDNKTIDYASTKIAGASASALTLTHEYGYSFSYKGDGLDARDKEELAAALEKIAPSIDKFMKNVKEGEDPIFSHVTNLANSLRKELPEVKDANHKNFIADGTLKLFDRLMEQNKAGNRLLQNSKKLFDELISQLDSFKFYV
- a CDS encoding dUTP diphosphatase → MNANEKITQMLNLQQSLNDDTNGIGWENGINKNGKLISWKRCIYMECAELIDSFAWKHWKSINAPTNEENLRVEVVDIWHFLMSLMLEQYKLNSLGDIAKLSSDICASSGFEAFCREPFNVADENIYEIINDVEMLINKCSGFEYSLFDLLKIYFSMSLKCGVNLSSLYECYVGKNVLNRFRQDHGYKEGAYKKVWNGKEDNAVMNEILARGLKSVDEIYAALEAEYKAVK